A portion of the Bifidobacterium lemurum genome contains these proteins:
- a CDS encoding lectin like domain-containing protein — MKHLGRAAIAALSATILTCAGIAPTAFADPTDLGFTDDATGSITNLDTTQRGSAGLHANPNLQALYNYDPDQPSAIADLPASYDLRKEGQSTSVKNQGYWGTCWAFGTLASLESNLIKQGAVTDGTEPDLSELQLAWFSYTPMSQETYKSTDLLTSPMDLSDQIGEGTSFITSGENALPLNQMVLNFGGNDLQATNTLSSWQGATTESEIPYSLIPDTESPNYSPDAALSDELRTLSQVHVQNIDYLPLPATFKIAITPDITDYTEYYEYDPAATDAIKRALMDTGAVSLGYYATLYSKDYNVDNAAQYVGRYVTSEDGSTVANHGVTIVGWNDNYPASNFTTMPPGNGAWIVKNSWGTDIDSLKEGYFYLSYYDMTISQASTYQADVPQDSSRTFSYDHNYQYDFLSTSSYYIFYPGEWGNKARIANVFTTQGTEQLEAISAVTANPGSKVSYEVYRLNADSASPTDGTLVANGTEVVEYAGYHTLVLDNPVALEAGERFSVVETIEGRDGRYVPIEAAATDYDYSDYTLHQEAKVSAGQSYVSQDDGVTWTDAASIEPGTGTFPSSDDTIAQFMTSELNENGEDEPSISIGNVMIKAFTTDRDPSDTPEDPESPEEPTDSPKDATASDEDPLPATGADWSAPAAVCVLLFATGLCVIGIRRVATRV; from the coding sequence ATGAAGCATCTCGGCAGAGCGGCCATCGCGGCATTGAGCGCGACGATCCTCACCTGCGCCGGCATCGCCCCAACGGCATTCGCCGACCCCACCGACCTGGGATTCACCGACGACGCAACCGGCTCCATCACGAACCTCGACACCACGCAAAGAGGCTCCGCTGGCCTGCACGCCAACCCCAACCTGCAGGCTTTATACAACTACGACCCGGACCAGCCGAGCGCCATCGCGGACCTGCCCGCGTCGTATGATCTGCGTAAGGAAGGCCAATCCACATCGGTCAAAAACCAGGGATACTGGGGCACCTGCTGGGCCTTCGGAACGCTCGCCTCGCTGGAAAGCAATCTCATCAAGCAAGGCGCCGTCACCGACGGGACCGAGCCGGACCTCTCCGAACTGCAGCTCGCCTGGTTCTCTTACACGCCCATGTCGCAAGAGACCTACAAGTCGACCGATTTGCTCACTTCGCCCATGGATCTGAGTGACCAAATCGGCGAAGGAACCTCTTTCATCACCAGCGGCGAAAACGCTCTGCCGCTCAATCAGATGGTGCTGAACTTCGGTGGAAATGATTTGCAAGCCACCAACACGCTGAGCAGCTGGCAAGGAGCGACCACCGAAAGCGAGATACCGTACAGCCTCATCCCCGACACGGAGTCTCCGAACTACTCCCCAGACGCCGCTTTGAGCGACGAGTTGCGCACGCTCTCGCAGGTGCACGTGCAGAATATCGACTATCTGCCCCTTCCTGCCACATTCAAGATTGCCATCACTCCGGATATCACCGACTACACCGAATACTACGAATACGACCCTGCGGCAACGGACGCCATCAAACGCGCGCTGATGGACACCGGCGCCGTCTCGCTAGGATACTACGCCACCTTGTATTCGAAGGACTATAACGTCGATAACGCCGCACAGTACGTTGGCCGCTACGTCACTTCGGAAGATGGGAGCACCGTGGCAAACCACGGCGTGACTATCGTGGGCTGGAACGACAACTATCCCGCTTCCAATTTCACGACCATGCCTCCCGGCAACGGCGCGTGGATTGTCAAAAACAGTTGGGGCACCGACATCGACTCCTTGAAGGAAGGCTATTTCTATCTGTCATACTACGACATGACAATCAGCCAAGCCTCCACGTACCAAGCCGACGTGCCACAGGATTCAAGCAGAACGTTCTCCTACGATCACAACTACCAGTACGACTTCCTCAGCACATCGAGTTACTACATCTTCTATCCTGGCGAATGGGGAAACAAGGCGCGCATCGCCAACGTGTTCACCACCCAAGGCACCGAACAGCTTGAGGCCATCTCCGCCGTCACAGCCAACCCCGGATCCAAAGTATCTTATGAGGTGTACCGGTTGAACGCCGACTCGGCATCCCCCACTGACGGCACGCTGGTGGCCAACGGCACCGAGGTTGTGGAGTACGCCGGATACCACACGCTGGTCTTGGATAACCCGGTCGCGCTTGAGGCCGGCGAGCGATTCTCCGTGGTCGAAACGATCGAAGGACGAGACGGGCGCTACGTACCGATAGAAGCAGCCGCAACGGACTACGACTATTCCGACTACACCCTGCATCAGGAGGCCAAGGTGAGCGCCGGACAGAGCTACGTCTCCCAAGATGATGGCGTCACTTGGACCGACGCCGCATCAATCGAACCCGGCACGGGCACCTTCCCCAGCAGCGACGATACGATCGCGCAGTTCATGACCTCCGAACTCAACGAAAACGGAGAGGATGAGCCGAGCATCTCCATCGGCAACGTGATGATCAAGGCGTTCACCACCGATCGTGATCCGTCCGACACACCTGAGGATCCCGAGAGCCCCGAAGAGCCCACCGATTCCCCCAAGGACGCCACGGCGTCCGACGAAGACCCGCTGCCCGCCACCGGCGCCGACTGGAGCGCTCCGGCCGCGGTATGCGTGCTGCTCTTCGCCACCGGCCTGTGCGTCATCGGCATACGACGCGTGGCCACCCGCGTGTAA